A window from Culex pipiens pallens isolate TS chromosome 3, TS_CPP_V2, whole genome shotgun sequence encodes these proteins:
- the LOC120420657 gene encoding integrin-linked protein kinase, translating into MEDIFHWCREGNSIQVRLWLDDTEHDMNQGDDHGFSPLHWCAKEGHTKLVEMLLHRGARVNATNMGDDIPLHLAAAHGHLEIVQMLVRHRSDVNAANEHGNTPLHYACFWGYQPIAEELVSNGALVSLANKDGDTPLDKAKASVATRLHNLAVESGQELKKISFKDQSWLGMKTRSRDATLSRFKGINIQDLMLHTKLAITPGGETWRGRWQNNDIVAKILAIRECNARVSRDFNEEFPKLRIFSHPNILPVIGACNAPPRLIVISQYMPRGSLYDLLHGAAGIVVDTAQAVRFALDIARGMAYLHSLERIIPEYHLNSFHIMIDDDLTARVNMADAKFSFQERGRSYQPAWMSPEMLQKKRSERNWEACDMWSFAICIWELATREVPFAELSPMEAGMRIATEGLRVTIPPGTSPHLTKLIRICMNEDPGKRPKFDMIVPILEKMKR; encoded by the exons ATGGAGGACATATTCCACTGGTGCCGCGAGGGCAACTCGATTCAGGTGCGCCTCTGGCTGGACGATACCGAGCATGACATGAACCAGGG TGATGATCATGGCTTTAGTCCGCTGCACTGGTGCGCTAAGGAGGGCCACACAAAGTTGGTGGAGATGCTACTGCATCGCGGTGCCCGGGTTAACGCGACCAACATGGGTGACGATATTCCGTTGCATCTGGCCGCGGCCCACGGGCATTTGGAGATTGTGCAGATG CTCGTTCGCCACCGGTCGGACGTGAACGCGGCCAACGAGCACGGTAATACGCCGCTGCACTATGCCTGCTTCTGGGGCTATCAACCGATCGCGGAGGAGCTGGTCAGCAACGGTGCTCTGGTCTCGCTGGCCAACAAGGACGGGGACACCCCGCTGGACAAGGCCAAGGCGTCGGTCGCCACCCGGCTGCACAATTTGGCAGTGGAAAGTGGTCAGGAGCTGAAGAAGATCAGCTTCAAGGATCAGAGCTGGCTGGGCATGAAGACCCGGTCGCGGGATGCGACGTTGTCGCGGTTCAAGGGAATCAACATCCAGGACTTGATGCTGCACACCAAGTTGGCGATTACGCCGGGAGGCGAGACGTGGCGCGGTAGATGGCAGAATAACGACATTGTGGCGAAGATCTTGGCGATTCGCGAGTGCAACGCGCGGGTTAGTCGCGATTTTAACGAGGAATTTCCCAAGTTGCGAATCTTTTCGCATCCGAACATTTTGCCGGTGATTGGAGCTTGCAACGCCCCACCGAGGTTGATCGTCATTAGCCAGTACATGCCAAGGGGATCGCTGTACGATTTGTTGCATGGTGCCGCCGGAATCGTTGTCGATACGGCTCAGGCCGTCCGGTTCGCCCTGGATATTGCTCGCGGTATGGCGTATCTGCACTCGCTCGAAAGGATCATCCCGGAGTATCACCTGAACAGCTTTCACATCATG ATCGACGACGACCTGACGGCCCGTGTCAACATGGCGGACGCCAAGTTCTCCTTCCAGGAGCGTGGCCGCTCGTACCAGCCGGCCTGGATGAGTCCGGAGATGTTGCAGAAGAAGCGCAGCGAACGCAACTGGGAGGCGTGCGACATGTGGAGCTTTGCCATTTGCATCTGGGAGTTGGCCACGCGGGAGGTTCCGTTCGCCGAGCTGTCCCCGATGGAGGCCGGCATGCGGATCGCCACCGAGGGGCTTCGGGTGACGATTCCGCCGGGTACGTCACCGCACCTGACGAAGCTGATTAGGATTTGCATGAACGAAGACCCCGGCAAGCGTCCCAAGTTTGACATGATTGTGCCGATTCTGGAGAAGATGAAGCGCTAA